Proteins encoded in a region of the Bacteroidales bacterium genome:
- a CDS encoding EutN/CcmL family microcompartment protein has translation MVLAKVVGTVVSTHKEPKMEGIKFLLLEKIDPVTQKGKNDFVVSMDTVGAGLNEIVFYVSGSGARQTSLTLGVPTDSSIIAIVDYIEKDGVFTFQKQ, from the coding sequence ATGGTATTAGCAAAAGTTGTCGGAACGGTTGTTTCCACTCATAAAGAACCTAAAATGGAGGGAATTAAATTTCTTCTTCTTGAAAAAATAGACCCTGTTACACAAAAAGGTAAAAATGATTTTGTCGTTTCAATGGATACTGTTGGTGCGGGATTAAATGAAATTGTTTTTTATGTGTCAGGGAGCGGAGCGAGACAAACAAGTCTTACTCTGGGAGTACCGACAGATTCTTCAATTATTGCAATCGTAGATTATATTGAAAAAGACGGAGTTTTCACATTTCAAAAACAATAA
- a CDS encoding EutN/CcmL family microcompartment protein, which produces MILGKVVGTVVSSKQNVNIEGAKFLLIEQCNQKGEKRGNFIIVLDLVGAGNNELVMVSQSTPARETSVTANKPVDAIIVGIIDVIDENGKVVYTK; this is translated from the coding sequence ATGATTCTCGGAAAAGTTGTAGGAACAGTTGTCAGCAGCAAACAAAACGTTAATATTGAAGGAGCAAAATTTCTTTTGATTGAACAATGTAATCAAAAAGGAGAAAAAAGAGGAAATTTTATTATTGTACTTGATTTAGTCGGAGCCGGAAACAATGAATTAGTTATGGTTTCACAAAGTACCCCTGCTCGAGAAACTTCCGTTACTGCCAATAAACCTGTTGACGCAATAATTGTAGGAATAATTGATGTAATTGATGAGAATGGTAAAGTTGTATATACGAAATGA
- a CDS encoding BMC domain-containing protein — protein sequence MSDNSLALGMIESRGFVAMVEASDAMVKAAKVELIGYEQIGGGYVTAIVRGDVASVRAAVDAGVRAAEKVGEIVSSHVIPRPHGNVNSALPLSVKKGK from the coding sequence ATGTCAGACAATTCATTAGCTTTAGGAATGATTGAATCACGAGGTTTTGTTGCAATGGTAGAAGCCTCTGATGCAATGGTAAAAGCAGCAAAAGTTGAATTAATAGGTTATGAACAAATCGGAGGCGGTTATGTAACTGCAATTGTTCGCGGTGATGTGGCTTCCGTAAGAGCAGCTGTTGATGCAGGTGTTCGTGCTGCCGAAAAAGTCGGAGAAATCGTATCCTCTCATGTTATACCTCGCCCTCACGGAAATGTTAACAGTGCTTTACCTCTTTCAGTTAAAAAAGGAAAATAA
- a CDS encoding BMC domain-containing protein: MENNKALGMIETRGFTAMVEASDAMVKAANVELVGFEEIGGGYVTAIVRGDVASVRAAVDAGIRAAEKVGEIVSSHVIPRPHTNVDSALPLSKKQNKKAK, from the coding sequence ATGGAAAACAATAAAGCTTTGGGAATGATTGAAACAAGAGGATTTACTGCAATGGTTGAAGCATCTGATGCAATGGTTAAGGCAGCAAACGTTGAATTGGTCGGATTTGAAGAAATAGGCGGCGGTTATGTAACTGCTATTGTGAGAGGAGATGTGGCTTCTGTCAGAGCTGCGGTTGATGCCGGTATTCGGGCAGCTGAAAAAGTAGGCGAAATTGTTTCATCACACGTTATTCCGAGACCGCATACAAATGTTGACTCTGCACTTCCTTTAAGCAAAAAGCAAAACAAAAAAGCTAAATAA